The Archocentrus centrarchus isolate MPI-CPG fArcCen1 chromosome 12, fArcCen1, whole genome shotgun sequence genome includes a window with the following:
- the akna gene encoding microtubule organization protein AKNA isoform X3 — protein MERRQNTTAGVLFWTPAPAHASPSSTVISEDDWDVDDDEEQAEREDDFVSQMDENGIIGLAEALEDVELEEYNSDGYPGSFTPEEAHPSGCETDGPSEELSYKSAAEDVGKPSSYKLKLWSEDGEERLAAERLDMIKEEKDGEEERGQSHRSDRFEHTSTSGPLGAMVWPAKVHIGKEENKKIRSGQPSSVQPCAVDPVGVSSPLSQSALPVAATTLPHLLHFTAKELNTAPGIDAETFPEMSFTDFPESYSSHMSLNSSSRYSEIKLRASPPPVAVFSEQVISKIGRLSNNSGEEPGKTDEEPSQPTPKPRRTRKHSPEATYSRTHSLSTVRSDSSKSKQNKSCDREPRTPRTRINVGVDECRKGSLSCHTPDFSKVEPRVRFPRGGYKPPKSTLLLTGKSLSPEPPVVFKSPADIVKDILLNTPDGSPTPSECNRQPTSATNAIVPQEFRCRQQATTLLNQLQEDYNRLLTKYAEAENTIDRLRLEAKVNLYSDPPNPGHSVQSGLNCDASKFLKLDFPLAQKADIRTHQGSSASGPTEPGAQLGQQLANILFSQTDKFLQQMQTFEDLLKSKKLKPFEQTEGTSQLAEGLESLERGYLLARDEHKLLQQRGVEISQFDPERELEGLIFQCGLRMDELKEQVEQMQRDQPTCGTPPSPPPQPTSPSAPSVDVETLTHPQAVLVPLRADPVEAAEADVSSVCKNDDVESEEDDEETLYLNPLTGKTKCTGEDFSMAANHYQSIKELPKLLDHSKKERVLLSAALRTNMQPEDKDRQETGNNEFWKTLPQRNTKSDHQDSPSDVNKQQNSRSSPPPSSSRIMILPVFPHTSSRRVELGKSHSSSQSSLGDIKGSERRSSKVQAASRRVFSQDGIISPETDSGFVGSESSRLTPAAASSPLHQRASERCGSVSVSQEGNKRSPQTGLVSAPSRFSSPSHSHTAQEPSVRSRLSLDRPPRNRRTLRRPTFSFSPQRWVSLREQRVDSGSSEFGLESDSTHTGSEGEESDQYTDSINSLHSSHSSSTAAQYHRDDSPRAGSSSQNCNDAVQTLQVEVTRLKERLEVCLRNKKPVSATRSAPSAQEKSPNHSTASPGIRPGEQQSDVGVDEFEEDSTLRPTARRKSASANQPKPQHDYLTRSEPQPFAPQPHASKCTQTSAAPDSCSSHTTAVHRTRTRHRKHPVDSVSETGGEPDSRGSHAPLCSRCLSSHRKPAERPVGGNREPCHSSTCRCRCPLCGRLETHKVIKPDCRRLSDLQPTESPDRAAERRFFAAAAPPALLQCMPVCPPPLLLYSSPIYISPNRNPTSSRVTGRGEARRTKRRSLSAGREPSLDSSLNKAIRAARHMKHTSRHMARSLASGLQYQELLAQSCSY, from the exons ATAAGTTAAAACTGTGGTCAGAGGATGGGGAGGAGAGGCTCGCAGCAGAGCGCCTCGACATGATCAAGGAAGAAAAAgatggagaagaagagagagggcAGAGCCACAGGAGTGACAGATTTGAACACACCAGCACATCAGGACCGCTTGGAGCTATGGTGTGGCCTGCCAAAGTTCATATTGGTAAAGAAGAGAATAAGAAGATCAGGTCAGGACAGCCTTCCAGTGTTCAGCCGTGTGCTGTAGACCCTGTCGGAGTCTCCTCTCCACTGTCCCAGTCTGCCTTACCCGTTGCTGCTACAACTTTGCCACATCTTCTGCATTTCACTGCCAAAGAATTAAATACTGCCCCAGGAATTGACGCTGAAACCTTTCCAGAAATGAGCTTCACAGATTTTCCAGAATCATACAGCAGCCACATGAGCCTCAACTCCAGTTCTCGCTATTCCGAGATAAAGCTCAGGGCTTCTCCTCCTCCAGTAGCAGTGTTTTCTGAACAAGTCATCTCAAAAATTGGTAGATTAAGTAATAACTCTGGGGAAGAACCAGGAAAGACAGATGAGGAGCCTAGTCAGCCCACTCCCAAACCAAGAAGAACAAGGAAGCACTCTCCTGAGGCTACGTATTCAAGGACCCATTCTCTCAGTACAGTCAGGTCAGACTCCTCAAAAtccaaacagaacaaaagttGTGACAGGGAGCCCAGGACTCCTAGAACCAGGATTAATGTTGGAGTGGATGAATGCAG GAAGGGGTCTCTGAGTTGCCACACACCAGACTTCTCAAAGGTCGAACCTAGAGTTCGTTTCCCCAGAGGAGGTTACAAGCCCCCCAAGAGCACACTCTTGTTAACAGGGAAGTCCCTATCACCTGAGCCCCCTGTAGTGTTTAAATCCCCTGCTGATATTGTGAAAGACATCCTGCTGAACACCCCTGATGGATCTCCTACCCCATCGGAGTGCAACAGACAGCCGACCAGTGCCACCAATGCTATTGTGCCTCAGGAGTTCAGATGCCGCCAGCAGGCCACCACACTGCTCAATCAGCTTCAG GAAGACTACAACAGACTGCTGACTAAGTACGCCGAGGCAGAGAACACAATTGATCGTCTGCGTCTGGAAGCCAAG GTTAACCTGTACTCTGACCCACCAAATCCTGGCCACAGTGTGCAGTCAGGACTGAACTGTGATGCTTCAAAGTTCCTAAAACTGGATTTTCCTCTGGCTCAGAAGGCAGACATCAGGACACATCAGG GAAGTTCGGCTTCGGGTCCGACTGAACCAGGCGCTCAGCTTGGACAGCAGCTGGCTAATATTCTGTTCAGTCAGACTGACAAGTTTCTGCAGCAG ATGCAGACTTTTGAGGATCTCCTTAAGAGCAAGAAACTCAAACCTTTTGAACAAACTGag GGTACATCTCAGCTTGCTGAGGGGCTCGAATCTTTAGAGAGGGGATACTTGTTAGCGAGGGATGAGCACAAACTCCTGCAGCAGCGAGGAGTAGAAATCAGCCAGTTTGACCCTGAACG GGAGTTAGAGGGGCTGATCTTTCAGTGTGGACTGCGTATGGATGAGCTGAAAGAGCAGGTGGAACAGATGCAACGGGATCAGCCCACCTGTGGTACTCCTCCCTCTCCACCTCCTCAACCCACCTCACCATCTGCCCCCTCCGTGGATGTAGAAACCCTGACTCACCCACAG GCCGTACTTGTGCCTTTGCGCGCTGATCCTGTCGAGGCAGCAGAAGCAGACGTGAGCTCAGTCTGTAAAAATGATGATGTGGAGTCtgaggaagatgatgaagaaaCTCTCTACCTCAATCCTCTGACAGGCAAAACTAAATGCACTGGAGAGGACTTTTCCATGGCAGCGAATCA CTACCAAAGCATCAAGGAGCTTCCCAAACTTCTGGACCATAGCAAAAAGGAAAGGgttctcctctctgctgctttAAGAACTAACATGCAGCCTGAGGACAAGGACAGACAGGAAACTGGAAACAATGAATTCTGGAAAACTCTCCCACAGAG GAACACTAAATCAGACCATCAGGACTCTCCCTCTGACGTGAACAAACAGCAGAACAGCAGGTCCAGTCCTCCTCCATCCTCCAGCCGGATCATGATCCTCCCTGTTTTTCCTCATACTAGCAGCAGGAGGGTAGAGTTGGGAAAGTCccacagcagcagtcagagcAGCCTCGGAGATATAAAAGGATCAGAGAGGAGGAGCTCCAAGGTTCAGGCTGCAAGCAGGAGAGTGTTTTCTCAG gatGGGATCATCTCTCCAGAGACAGACAGCGGGTTTGTTGGTTCAGAGAGCAGCCGCCTGACTCCTGCAGCAGCTTCCAGTCCTCTCCACCAGAGGGCATCAGAGAG GTGCGGCAGTGTTTCAGTGTCGCAGGAAGGAAACAAGAGGAGTCCTCAGACAGGCCTAGTCTCTGCACCATCTCGTTTTTCCTCGccatcacacagtcacacagctcAGGAGCCGAGCGTGCGCTCCCGGCTCAGCCTCGACCGACCGCCAAGAAACAGAAGAACACTGAGGAGACCCACCTTCTCATTCTCTCCACAGCGCTGGGTCAGTCTGAGAGAACAAAGGGTGGACAGTGGCAGTAGTGAGTTTGGACTGGAAAGTGACAGCA CTCACACTGGCTCTGAAGGTGAAGAGAGTGACCAGTACACCGACTCCATCAATTCCCTCCACAGCTCACACTCAAGCTCCACCGCTGCGCAGTATCATCGAGATGATTCTCCTCGAGCAGGGAGTTCTAGTCAGAATTGCAa tgatGCAGTGCAGACACTGCAGGTTGAGGTAACCAGACTAAAGGAGAGACTAGAAGTCTGTCTGAGAAATAAGAAGCCCGTCAGCGCTACTAGATCAGCTCCTTCAGCTCAGGAAAAGAGCCCCAACCACAGCACCGCTTCACCTGGCATAag GCCCGGAGAACAACAGAGTGATGTTGGTGTGGACGAGTTTGAGGAGGATTCTACACTGAGACCAACAGCCAGGAGGAAATCTGCTTCTGCGAACCAACCAAAGCCTCAACATGATTACT TGACAAGATCAGAGCCGCAGCCCTTCGCACCACAGCCTCATGCGTCCAAATGCACTCAAACATCCGCAGCACCAGATAGCTGCTCTTCCCACACAACTGCTGTCCACAGGACGCGAACACGGCACA GGAAGCATCCTGTTGATTCTGTGTCTGAAACAGGAGGCGAACCTGACAGCAGAGGTAGTCACGCTCCTCTTTGTTCTCGGTGTTTGTCATCTCACAGAAAACCAGCTGAAC GACCAGTGGGTGGCAATAGAGAGCCGTGCCATTCCTCCACTTGCCGCTGTCGCTGTCCTCTCTGTGGACGCCTGGAAACGCACAAAGTCATTAAGCCAG ACTGTCGCAGACTCTCAGACCTCCAACCAACCGAGTCCCCTGACAGAGCAGCGGAGAGAAGATTCTTTGCAGCTGCAGCACCACCTGCACTGCTGCAGTGCATGCCAGTGTGCCCTCCACCACTCCT GTTGTACTCGTCCCCCATCTACATCTCTCCTAATAGAAATCCCACGTCCTCCAGGGTCACAGGGCGGGGGGAGGCGAGGAGGACAAAAAGACGCTCGCTGTCTGCTGGCAGGGAGCCCTCGTTGGACAGCTCACTGAACAAAGCCATCAGGGCAGCTCGACACAtgaaacacacctccaggcacATGGCTCGCTCTTTGGCATCTGGACTGCAGTACCAGGAGCTGCTTGCTCAGTCCTGCAGCTACTAG
- the akna gene encoding microtubule organization protein AKNA isoform X4, giving the protein MERRQNTTAGVLFWTPAPAHASPSSTVISEDDWDVDDDEEQAEREDDFVSQMDENGIIGLAEALEDVELEEYNSDGYPGSFTPEEAHPSGCETDGPSEELSYKSAAEDVGKPSSYKLKLWSEDGEERLAAERLDMIKEEKDGEEERGQSHRSDRFEHTSTSGPLGAMVWPAKVHIGKEENKKIRSGQPSSVQPCAVDPVGVSSPLSQSALPVAATTLPHLLHFTAKELNTAPGIDAETFPEMSFTDFPESYSSHMSLNSSSRYSEIKLRASPPPVAVFSEQVISKIGRLSNNSGEEPGKTDEEPSQPTPKPRRTRKHSPEATYSRTHSLSTVRSDSSKSKQNKSCDREPRTPRTRINVGVDECRKGSLSCHTPDFSKVEPRVRFPRGGYKPPKSTLLLTGKSLSPEPPVVFKSPADIVKDILLNTPDGSPTPSECNRQPTSATNAIVPQEFRCRQQATTLLNQLQEDYNRLLTKYAEAENTIDRLRLEAKVNLYSDPPNPGHSVQSGLNCDASKFLKLDFPLAQKADIRTHQGSSASGPTEPGAQLGQQLANILFSQTDKFLQQMQTFEDLLKSKKLKPFEQTEGTSQLAEGLESLERGYLLARDEHKLLQQRGVEISQFDPERELEGLIFQCGLRMDELKEQVEQMQRDQPTCGTPPSPPPQPTSPSAPSVDVETLTHPQAVLVPLRADPVEAAEADVSSVCKNDDVESEEDDEETLYLNPLTGKTKCTGEDFSMAANHYQSIKELPKLLDHSKKERVLLSAALRTNMQPEDKDRQETGNNEFWKTLPQRNTKSDHQDSPSDVNKQQNSRSSPPPSSSRIMILPVFPHTSSRRVELGKSHSSSQSSLGDIKGSERRSSKVQAASRRVFSQDGIISPETDSGFVGSESSRLTPAAASSPLHQRASESVSVSQEGNKRSPQTGLVSAPSRFSSPSHSHTAQEPSVRSRLSLDRPPRNRRTLRRPTFSFSPQRWVSLREQRVDSGSSEFGLESDSTHTGSEGEESDQYTDSINSLHSSHSSSTAAQYHRDDSPRAGSSSQNCNDAVQTLQVEVTRLKERLEVCLRNKKPVSATRSAPSAQEKSPNHSTASPGIRPGEQQSDVGVDEFEEDSTLRPTARRKSASANQPKPQHDYLTRSEPQPFAPQPHASKCTQTSAAPDSCSSHTTAVHRTRTRHRKHPVDSVSETGGEPDSRGSHAPLCSRCLSSHRKPAERPVGGNREPCHSSTCRCRCPLCGRLETHKVIKPDCRRLSDLQPTESPDRAAERRFFAAAAPPALLQCMPVCPPPLLLYSSPIYISPNRNPTSSRVTGRGEARRTKRRSLSAGREPSLDSSLNKAIRAARHMKHTSRHMARSLASGLQYQELLAQSCSY; this is encoded by the exons ATAAGTTAAAACTGTGGTCAGAGGATGGGGAGGAGAGGCTCGCAGCAGAGCGCCTCGACATGATCAAGGAAGAAAAAgatggagaagaagagagagggcAGAGCCACAGGAGTGACAGATTTGAACACACCAGCACATCAGGACCGCTTGGAGCTATGGTGTGGCCTGCCAAAGTTCATATTGGTAAAGAAGAGAATAAGAAGATCAGGTCAGGACAGCCTTCCAGTGTTCAGCCGTGTGCTGTAGACCCTGTCGGAGTCTCCTCTCCACTGTCCCAGTCTGCCTTACCCGTTGCTGCTACAACTTTGCCACATCTTCTGCATTTCACTGCCAAAGAATTAAATACTGCCCCAGGAATTGACGCTGAAACCTTTCCAGAAATGAGCTTCACAGATTTTCCAGAATCATACAGCAGCCACATGAGCCTCAACTCCAGTTCTCGCTATTCCGAGATAAAGCTCAGGGCTTCTCCTCCTCCAGTAGCAGTGTTTTCTGAACAAGTCATCTCAAAAATTGGTAGATTAAGTAATAACTCTGGGGAAGAACCAGGAAAGACAGATGAGGAGCCTAGTCAGCCCACTCCCAAACCAAGAAGAACAAGGAAGCACTCTCCTGAGGCTACGTATTCAAGGACCCATTCTCTCAGTACAGTCAGGTCAGACTCCTCAAAAtccaaacagaacaaaagttGTGACAGGGAGCCCAGGACTCCTAGAACCAGGATTAATGTTGGAGTGGATGAATGCAG GAAGGGGTCTCTGAGTTGCCACACACCAGACTTCTCAAAGGTCGAACCTAGAGTTCGTTTCCCCAGAGGAGGTTACAAGCCCCCCAAGAGCACACTCTTGTTAACAGGGAAGTCCCTATCACCTGAGCCCCCTGTAGTGTTTAAATCCCCTGCTGATATTGTGAAAGACATCCTGCTGAACACCCCTGATGGATCTCCTACCCCATCGGAGTGCAACAGACAGCCGACCAGTGCCACCAATGCTATTGTGCCTCAGGAGTTCAGATGCCGCCAGCAGGCCACCACACTGCTCAATCAGCTTCAG GAAGACTACAACAGACTGCTGACTAAGTACGCCGAGGCAGAGAACACAATTGATCGTCTGCGTCTGGAAGCCAAG GTTAACCTGTACTCTGACCCACCAAATCCTGGCCACAGTGTGCAGTCAGGACTGAACTGTGATGCTTCAAAGTTCCTAAAACTGGATTTTCCTCTGGCTCAGAAGGCAGACATCAGGACACATCAGG GAAGTTCGGCTTCGGGTCCGACTGAACCAGGCGCTCAGCTTGGACAGCAGCTGGCTAATATTCTGTTCAGTCAGACTGACAAGTTTCTGCAGCAG ATGCAGACTTTTGAGGATCTCCTTAAGAGCAAGAAACTCAAACCTTTTGAACAAACTGag GGTACATCTCAGCTTGCTGAGGGGCTCGAATCTTTAGAGAGGGGATACTTGTTAGCGAGGGATGAGCACAAACTCCTGCAGCAGCGAGGAGTAGAAATCAGCCAGTTTGACCCTGAACG GGAGTTAGAGGGGCTGATCTTTCAGTGTGGACTGCGTATGGATGAGCTGAAAGAGCAGGTGGAACAGATGCAACGGGATCAGCCCACCTGTGGTACTCCTCCCTCTCCACCTCCTCAACCCACCTCACCATCTGCCCCCTCCGTGGATGTAGAAACCCTGACTCACCCACAG GCCGTACTTGTGCCTTTGCGCGCTGATCCTGTCGAGGCAGCAGAAGCAGACGTGAGCTCAGTCTGTAAAAATGATGATGTGGAGTCtgaggaagatgatgaagaaaCTCTCTACCTCAATCCTCTGACAGGCAAAACTAAATGCACTGGAGAGGACTTTTCCATGGCAGCGAATCA CTACCAAAGCATCAAGGAGCTTCCCAAACTTCTGGACCATAGCAAAAAGGAAAGGgttctcctctctgctgctttAAGAACTAACATGCAGCCTGAGGACAAGGACAGACAGGAAACTGGAAACAATGAATTCTGGAAAACTCTCCCACAGAG GAACACTAAATCAGACCATCAGGACTCTCCCTCTGACGTGAACAAACAGCAGAACAGCAGGTCCAGTCCTCCTCCATCCTCCAGCCGGATCATGATCCTCCCTGTTTTTCCTCATACTAGCAGCAGGAGGGTAGAGTTGGGAAAGTCccacagcagcagtcagagcAGCCTCGGAGATATAAAAGGATCAGAGAGGAGGAGCTCCAAGGTTCAGGCTGCAAGCAGGAGAGTGTTTTCTCAG gatGGGATCATCTCTCCAGAGACAGACAGCGGGTTTGTTGGTTCAGAGAGCAGCCGCCTGACTCCTGCAGCAGCTTCCAGTCCTCTCCACCAGAGGGCATCAGAGAG TGTTTCAGTGTCGCAGGAAGGAAACAAGAGGAGTCCTCAGACAGGCCTAGTCTCTGCACCATCTCGTTTTTCCTCGccatcacacagtcacacagctcAGGAGCCGAGCGTGCGCTCCCGGCTCAGCCTCGACCGACCGCCAAGAAACAGAAGAACACTGAGGAGACCCACCTTCTCATTCTCTCCACAGCGCTGGGTCAGTCTGAGAGAACAAAGGGTGGACAGTGGCAGTAGTGAGTTTGGACTGGAAAGTGACAGCA CTCACACTGGCTCTGAAGGTGAAGAGAGTGACCAGTACACCGACTCCATCAATTCCCTCCACAGCTCACACTCAAGCTCCACCGCTGCGCAGTATCATCGAGATGATTCTCCTCGAGCAGGGAGTTCTAGTCAGAATTGCAa tgatGCAGTGCAGACACTGCAGGTTGAGGTAACCAGACTAAAGGAGAGACTAGAAGTCTGTCTGAGAAATAAGAAGCCCGTCAGCGCTACTAGATCAGCTCCTTCAGCTCAGGAAAAGAGCCCCAACCACAGCACCGCTTCACCTGGCATAag GCCCGGAGAACAACAGAGTGATGTTGGTGTGGACGAGTTTGAGGAGGATTCTACACTGAGACCAACAGCCAGGAGGAAATCTGCTTCTGCGAACCAACCAAAGCCTCAACATGATTACT TGACAAGATCAGAGCCGCAGCCCTTCGCACCACAGCCTCATGCGTCCAAATGCACTCAAACATCCGCAGCACCAGATAGCTGCTCTTCCCACACAACTGCTGTCCACAGGACGCGAACACGGCACA GGAAGCATCCTGTTGATTCTGTGTCTGAAACAGGAGGCGAACCTGACAGCAGAGGTAGTCACGCTCCTCTTTGTTCTCGGTGTTTGTCATCTCACAGAAAACCAGCTGAAC GACCAGTGGGTGGCAATAGAGAGCCGTGCCATTCCTCCACTTGCCGCTGTCGCTGTCCTCTCTGTGGACGCCTGGAAACGCACAAAGTCATTAAGCCAG ACTGTCGCAGACTCTCAGACCTCCAACCAACCGAGTCCCCTGACAGAGCAGCGGAGAGAAGATTCTTTGCAGCTGCAGCACCACCTGCACTGCTGCAGTGCATGCCAGTGTGCCCTCCACCACTCCT GTTGTACTCGTCCCCCATCTACATCTCTCCTAATAGAAATCCCACGTCCTCCAGGGTCACAGGGCGGGGGGAGGCGAGGAGGACAAAAAGACGCTCGCTGTCTGCTGGCAGGGAGCCCTCGTTGGACAGCTCACTGAACAAAGCCATCAGGGCAGCTCGACACAtgaaacacacctccaggcacATGGCTCGCTCTTTGGCATCTGGACTGCAGTACCAGGAGCTGCTTGCTCAGTCCTGCAGCTACTAG